In Sphingomonas sp. SUN019, the genomic window CAGATGTCGATCAGTGTATCGCCCCGCACGACGTGGAAGCTGTCGTACAGGTTCACCGTCGGGTCGCAATGCGGTGCGGTCAGCGTCACGCGGTCGCCGATCGTAAGCCGATCAGGACCGATCACAGCACCATGTTCGTCACCCATGAAGATGAACTTTGCGCTCTCGCTCGCGCCGTCCACGATCACCGGCGGACCGCCGTCGGTCGCCATCGCCTTGAACCCGGCGTCGATCGTTGCGATTCCCTGCCCATTCGCGCTGATGACGCGCGAATCGATGAACAGGCTGGTCTCGAACGGCGCATCCGCCGCATCCGTCAGGTCGCAATCGTTATATTGCCGGTCCATGAAGACGTACGATCCGACCTGCAGTTCGGTGAAGACGCCCAGATCCAGGTCGATGCGGTGCGTGCCCGTGCCCGATCCGGTGATGATTTCCGGCGCATGGCCCGCCGCGGTCAGCACAGCGATCACCGTACGCAGATACTCGGTGCGATCCTCGATCGCGGCGCGGCGGCCGGCATAGCTCTCGATATGCTGCTGCGCTCCGCAGTAGAACTGCACCCCGCGATACCGGAGCGTGGGATGGCGCGCGATCGTTTCCGCCAGCGTCACCGCGTCGGCCGCGCTCGCCACGCCGGTGCGGCGGATGCCCGGATCGATATCGATGATCACGCCCAGCCGGACAGCATCGGGTGCCACCGCATACGCCAGCCGCTCCGCATTGGCAGGATGGTCCACCACCACCGTCAGCCCCTCGCTACGCCCGGCCAGCGCCGCCAACCGCGCGATCGCGGGCGGCGTCACCACCGGAGAGGTCAAGTGCAGCCCGGTGACCCCGCCCTCGGCCAAAGCCTCCGCTTCACCCAGCTTGGCGCAGCACAATCCGATCGCCCCCGCCGCGATCTGACGGCGCGCGATATCCACGCTCTTGTGCGTCTTGGCGTGCGGCCGCAGCGCCACGCTACGCGCCGCCGCCAGTCCGGCCATCGCCGCGATATTGCGGTCGAGCGCATCGGCGTCGAGCACCAGCACCGGCGTGTTCAGCGCGTCGCGCGATCCCTGCCGCCCGATCAACTCCCCATGCAGCCGCATATCGTCGCTCATGCGAACAATTCCGCCAGATGCGCGTTGAGGAACTTGCCGCCCGGATCGTGCGCCCGCCGCACCGCGCGAAAGCGCTCCGCCAGCGGATATAGCGCATCGACATCGTCGCGGGTCAGCGTGTGCCGCTTGGCCCAGTGCGGCCGCCCGCCATGTGCGCGGAGCACCGCCTCCGCCTCCGCGAACATCCCGCGCCACGGCATCTTCGCATATTGATGCATCGAGATCGACGCGCACGGCCCGGCGTTCATAGGGCTCAGCCAGATGTCGTCGCCCGCGACGGTGCGATATTCGAACGGAAAGCTGACTGGCAGGCGCTTCTTCCTGATCCAGCCGACCACCTCTTTCAGCGCCGCCATCCCGTTCGCCTCGGGCAGTTCATATTCCATCTCCTCGAACCGCACGGTGCGATCGGACGGGAATATCACGTGCGCCGGCCCTTTGCGCCGTCCGCGCATCGGGGCTTTCATCGCAGATCGCTGAAGATAAGGTACCAGCATCGGCACCGCCGCGCCGATGTCGCACATCCGGCGAAAGCCCTTCTCGCTCATGTCGCTGCGCTGGCGCGGCGGATCGCACGGATCGACCAGGTCGAGCGTCTTCAGGATCACGCTGTCGGCGTGGGGGAACCACCAGAATTCGACATGCCGGTGTCCCGCCGCGAGATCGTCGAAGCATTCCGCGATCTCATCGAACCGCCTCTTCTCGATCCGCTCCTCCAGATGAAAGGCTGGGATCACGTCGAACTCGATCTCCACCGCCACGCCGAACAGACCGAGCGACAAGCGCTGTGCTTCGAACAGTTCGGGATTCTCGGCCGGGCTGGCGGCGACGATCGATCCGTCGGCCAAGATCAACCGGAACGATCGCACCAGCGTCGACAGGCTCCCCAGCGTCCGCCCGGTGCCGTGCGTGCCGGTCGCGATCGACCCCGCTAGCGACTGCGGATTGACGTCGCCCTGGTTGGGGAGCGACAGCCCTTCGTCCCACAGCGCCGCGGTCAGCCGCTTCAGGCTCCATCCCGCCGACGCGGTCGCCCGCGTCCGGTCGGCCGAGATCGTAAGCTCGCCCGGCATATCGTCCAGGCTGATCAGCAGTCCGGCGGTATCGCACAGCGGCATGAACGAATGCCCCGCCCCCGCCACGCGAACTTTGTCCGCTGCCGCGATCGCCCGCGCGAGTTCGCCCTCGCTGGTTGGACGCAGCAGAGTGGCAGGAGTTGCCACGACGCTACCCGACCAGTTTGTCCAGCCCGCGGCGGCAATATAGACCAACGATATCCTCCGACGGTGAGCCGCAAGCGATAAGGATTTCTGATACTGGTAGCTACTGTATTTTGAATTTCCGACCATAACCAGACCACCGGACGGGCGTCAGGTGACCGTGATGCACAGGCGATCGTGGTTGCGCCGATCAATCGACAGCCTTTGATCGTAGCCGCCTCTGGCGTCCACTGTCCCGTGCCGACCGATCAGCATTTTCGCATGCGGAGTGCGAAGATCGCTAATGCCGCCCGCGGCTATGGCGTCGTTACGGGAAGCCGGCCGCTTGCCGACCGGCCGGCTTCAAACTGCATAATTCCTTATCTGGTCTCCATCCGAATACCGGCGCGGAACGAGCGGCCCAGCAGATCCGAATAGGTGCTGTTCGCCGCCAGACCCGTTTCCGGGAGCAGCAGCGGCCAGCGGTCGAAGACGTTCGTCACGTTCAGGAACATCTGCGCATCGGCCCCGCCCATGTCGATCTTCGCGGTCAGGTTGAGATCGGCGTAGAACAGTCCCGAGACGCGATTGTCGTCATAGGTCGGGAATTGCGTGGTCGAAAGCGGGCAGCCGGTCTGGCATTCGATCCCGTTGGCGACGTATTTCCCTGCGCTCACCCCACGACCGACCGCTGTGATCGAGAAGCTGGACGTGTCGTAGGTGGCGCTGCCGCGATAGATCCATTTCGGCGTGCTCGCCTGCCCGCCATTCACGCCCACCGAGTTAAGCACCACGGTTCCGGGCACGCCGCTATCGAACCGGTTCTCGATATAGCGGGTGGCGATGCCGCGGAGCGTCAGCGCGCCATCGGCCTGATCGAACAGACGATCCAGCGGCAGGCGGTACGACGCGTCGATATCGACGCCGCGAACCTTCTGGCTGGCCGCGTTGAACGGCTGCGTGAGGATGATGAGATAGGGTTGCGCCGGGTTCTGCGTGCGCGCGGCATCGATCGAGATCACATCGCAGAGCGACTGCTCCCCTTGCGAGCACAGATCGACGATCGTCTGCGCGCTGAACGAGCCGATCCCCTTTTTCAGATTGATATCGAAATAATCGACCGAAACGTTGAACCCGGGCACGAAGCGCGGCGACAGCACCACGCCGACATTCCACTGATCGGACTTTTCTGGCCGGAGGTTGGCGTTGCCGGTCGCAAATCCGGAATAGCTGTAGGTCGCTTGCGGTGGCTGACCGGGTGCGACGAAGGACGGGCTGCCGCCCGGAAAATTGGGATTGCGCACCGCATCGCTGTTCGCCGTGCCGGCCGAGAACAGTTCGTTTAGGTTGGGCGCGCGGATATCGCGCGAACGCGTCACGCGAACGCGGATATCGTCGATCGGCTGCCAGGTCGCCCCCGCCTTCCACGTCGTGACATAGCCCGCGGTCGAATAACGCGTCGCGCGCGCCGCGCCGTTGAATTCGAGCCCGAAGCCCAACGGGACGACCGTCTCGAGATAGGCTTCCTTCACGTCATAGCTGCCGTTGGTCGGCAGATAGTTGCCGACCGACCACCGGTTGGTCGCGCCGGTCAAATTGCCGTTCGCGTCGCGAATGGGCACCGGCTGGAATTCGGCCGGCACGAAGCCCTTGATCTGTTCCTTGCGGTATTCCGCGCCGAGCGCGACGCTGACATCGCCCGCCCAGGTGGCGAACGGCGTCACCGATACGTTGAACGCCGCGTTATATTGCTCGACCACTTCGTCGCGGTACGGATCGCCCAGCACGTAATCGAACGCCGCGGGGTTGGCGACGCCGATGCCGAGCCGGTTGAGCGGCACGCAGGCGCGATCGTCGTTCGTCGTGCTGGCGTCGACGTTAACCAGGCACTGGATCGACCCGGCAGCATAGCCGCCCGTGTTCCCCGCCGGTGCGAACACCGCCGCGGTCGCATTGTTCATGCGCGTGACGTTCATGATGTCGCGCAATTGCTCACGCAGCTTGGCGCGTCCGTATTGGCCGTAGATGTTCCACGTCGCGTTCTTGCCGAACACCTCGGCATTGCCCTCCGCGCCGATCGCGTAACGCTGCACCTCGCGCTTGTTGTTGACCGCGCGGAACGGCAGGTCGGCCGCGGTCGTCGCGATCGTCACGCTGGTGATGCCGGTAAGGCGCGACGGTCCGAGCGTGTTGTACAGGAAGGCGTTGCAGGTCAGCGGCGCTGTGGCGGACGTCGCCGCCGTGCCGCAACCGGTCGCGGCGAG contains:
- a CDS encoding DSD1 family PLP-dependent enzyme, whose amino-acid sequence is MSDDMRLHGELIGRQGSRDALNTPVLVLDADALDRNIAAMAGLAAARSVALRPHAKTHKSVDIARRQIAAGAIGLCCAKLGEAEALAEGGVTGLHLTSPVVTPPAIARLAALAGRSEGLTVVVDHPANAERLAYAVAPDAVRLGVIIDIDPGIRRTGVASAADAVTLAETIARHPTLRYRGVQFYCGAQQHIESYAGRRAAIEDRTEYLRTVIAVLTAAGHAPEIITGSGTGTHRIDLDLGVFTELQVGSYVFMDRQYNDCDLTDAADAPFETSLFIDSRVISANGQGIATIDAGFKAMATDGGPPVIVDGASESAKFIFMGDEHGAVIGPDRLTIGDRVTLTAPHCDPTVNLYDSFHVVRGDTLIDIWPVSARGRSR
- a CDS encoding D-arabinono-1,4-lactone oxidase — protein: MVYIAAAGWTNWSGSVVATPATLLRPTSEGELARAIAAADKVRVAGAGHSFMPLCDTAGLLISLDDMPGELTISADRTRATASAGWSLKRLTAALWDEGLSLPNQGDVNPQSLAGSIATGTHGTGRTLGSLSTLVRSFRLILADGSIVAASPAENPELFEAQRLSLGLFGVAVEIEFDVIPAFHLEERIEKRRFDEIAECFDDLAAGHRHVEFWWFPHADSVILKTLDLVDPCDPPRQRSDMSEKGFRRMCDIGAAVPMLVPYLQRSAMKAPMRGRRKGPAHVIFPSDRTVRFEEMEYELPEANGMAALKEVVGWIRKKRLPVSFPFEYRTVAGDDIWLSPMNAGPCASISMHQYAKMPWRGMFAEAEAVLRAHGGRPHWAKRHTLTRDDVDALYPLAERFRAVRRAHDPGGKFLNAHLAELFA
- a CDS encoding TonB-dependent siderophore receptor; this encodes MNNPGYFPRLASVCSWAALAIAMTVSPAAAQTAASLQEPAATPQNEAGEDVIVTGSRVARDGFQAPTPLTVLTQEEIQNSSPSNNIADFVNQLPSLAGSTRPSNSRLNLSSGQAGINALNLRNLGEIRTLVLLDGRRSVGSTITGLVDVNTIPQALIKSVEVVTGGASAAYGSDAVAGVVNFALDKKYKGLKVAIDSGITDKGDGQNYSFSVAGGMAFGSDDRGHILLSAELAHRDGIFQVDRDWNATGYVRIQDPNWTATSTTPQFLIRRQVGAANSTPGGLITASAGGTANRLRGTYFGQGGAIQQYQYGALTFPSPTGTAAPSLTQGGDWRVNDSGRRIGLDPLDDRHGVFGRLSYEVGDGIELFAEGAYNRQEVLFNAGPNLATGVSLAATGCGTAATSATAPLTCNAFLYNTLGPSRLTGITSVTIATTAADLPFRAVNNKREVQRYAIGAEGNAEVFGKNATWNIYGQYGRAKLREQLRDIMNVTRMNNATAAVFAPAGNTGGYAAGSIQCLVNVDASTTNDDRACVPLNRLGIGVANPAAFDYVLGDPYRDEVVEQYNAAFNVSVTPFATWAGDVSVALGAEYRKEQIKGFVPAEFQPVPIRDANGNLTGATNRWSVGNYLPTNGSYDVKEAYLETVVPLGFGLEFNGAARATRYSTAGYVTTWKAGATWQPIDDIRVRVTRSRDIRAPNLNELFSAGTANSDAVRNPNFPGGSPSFVAPGQPPQATYSYSGFATGNANLRPEKSDQWNVGVVLSPRFVPGFNVSVDYFDINLKKGIGSFSAQTIVDLCSQGEQSLCDVISIDAARTQNPAQPYLIILTQPFNAASQKVRGVDIDASYRLPLDRLFDQADGALTLRGIATRYIENRFDSGVPGTVVLNSVGVNGGQASTPKWIYRGSATYDTSSFSITAVGRGVSAGKYVANGIECQTGCPLSTTQFPTYDDNRVSGLFYADLNLTAKIDMGGADAQMFLNVTNVFDRWPLLLPETGLAANSTYSDLLGRSFRAGIRMETR